The stretch of DNA tgtttttggttttagagtgaaatgagacatatAGTCCCTAAATTTGGGAGTTTAAGTTCTAGAAATTAACTGTAGTTCAAACTGTAAAAAGACGACCTCGTAATGGGGTTCTAGcggttctaatagctccgtagggtgattttggtcttgggagtgtgttcggatgttgaattggaggtatGTATGTCATTTTAGCAtcaattggtgaaagttgaaaaattgaatgatttttgggaagtttgaccgggagcggactttttgatatcgaggtcggattcagattccggaagttggagtaggtccgtaatgtcaattatgacttgtgtgaaaaatttgaggtcaatcggacttgattttatGAGTTTCGACGTCGGATGTTGGCGTtttaagttttaaagttcattaggcttgattcGATGtacaattcatatttttagcgttgtttgatgtgatttataggctcgaataagttcgtatgatgttgtagtactggttggtatatttgattaaggtttcgggggcctcaggtgagtttcagatgggtaATAGATCGAAATCGGACTTAGAGCAAAGCTGGGATTTTTCTGCCTTATGGTGGAATCGAACCTGCAGAACTAATCTCGCAGGTGCAGATGGCAAGGCACAGAAGCGGAATTGGGGCTTGGCCTGGGGCTGAGTCGCAGGTGCGTGAgggcttccgcatctgcgagcccgcagatgcgagcgAGGCTCCGCAGATGAGGAGTGAAGGAAGGGCAACTAGTGTCGCAGAAGCGTAGAAGGGACTGCAAAAGCGAACCTCTTGTCCACAACAGTGATTGAAGACGCAGAAGTGGGGaggacctcgcatctgcgagatcgCAAATATGGttaagtttccgcagaagcggaagttctggcagaacacttaaatataagggttcgcgattttgcttcgttttaaacattttgagctcgggtcttggcgatgtttgagagcattttctagggatttcttaaggtaagtctcttgtactcatttttgattaatagTCTTGTTTCCCCATTAATTTTCctacctagtttgtgtgtatttaaggtagaatttgggagtttgaggctaggaatttggaggGTTTAATTTTTGGATTTGAGTGGTGACTTggtgtcgaattttgataaaattggtatggttggactcatgttCGAATGAGTGTtcttattttgtgacttttatccaattccgagacatgggcccggatcgactttttggggcaatttttcaattctttgctaaaattgtggtttcattatttaaattagttcttgtagttatatttatagtatgtaattgttttggctagattcgagtcgatcggagtcgaaaagtcgagggaaagacattcttatcgattgattgagcgagatttgaggtaagtgacttgtctaaccttgtgtggggaaagtttccttaggatttggtactgttgtaacaatttgtgatatgtgagtgcaaCGTTCGCGAGGtcacgagtacgtacacgggctattgttGAAATTCTGGTTCTTGATGAGTagacttcttttaaattccttaactgagttgtcttagcatgtgtagctgtcatgtttagtctagtatcgcatgtctacgtgtcttaatctttatttgaaattcgtgcaacatgcttagttgaatttcctatttccttgattattgtattcggtctttaactgtaggattgaTCGCcataaattcgttgttccataatGTAagagttgcatatttacttttgggactacgaggcggtacctcaggagatccccctgtcgtgtatttacttttgggattgcggggcggtacctcgggagatccccctgttgcatatttacttttgggactacgaggcggtacctcgggagatccccttgttgcatatttacttttgggactacgaggtggtacctcgggagatccccttgttgcatatttacttttgggactacgaggcggtatctcgggagatccccctattgtgtatttacatttgggactacgaggcggtacctcgggagtgaccctgttgtttacctctaattgCTGTGCTGTTATCTTTCTGTAATTTCTTGTTATTCATTTCTCAGTcattttattgtattattatattttctaccTCATTTCTTTTTATTTCAGTAGGGTCCTGACTTGACcttatcactactctaccgaggttaggcttggcacttactgagtaccgttgtggtatactcatactacacttctgcacttccttttgtgcagatccaggttcttcctaccagactagataccagtgagctggaccgtacgtggagacttcaaggtatatctgccagcatccgcagaccttagagtccccctctatccttattatgttgtttcccttattctctttagactttgatgtatagagacacttagtattttctcttagaagcttgtgacttatttctacctgtTTTGGGAGTTGTATCTATTTTGAATCGTAGCCCGATTTAtgttatatgttgagatttgagtttcaattttatattttcgttattccgcataattgttaggcatacctagtcttagagactaagtgccatcacgacatcctacggaggaaaattggggtcgtgatacaTTGTCACAGTTCTACAATCATGCAACATTTCAAAAAGCTAAAGTGATGTAAAATTGGTAAGAAATAACATTATTTGTCCACCCAATATATTATTTCTTAAGATGCCATGGAACATTTGATAATCCAttaaatttcatatttcaattCATGCATGATATTATGAAAGTGCAAAAATAAAGATATTACGTTAATCCAATTAAGCTAATTAGAGAAGCTAGAGAAGTGAAGATCAAAGATATCATAAATGGCTCATCTACAACTATGAAGGTACATTTTCTAGAATATTTTAGAATGATTATACTCCTTTTGAATGTGctaaaactaataaaataattttttatattttgggaTTCATATTGTAATTTAACGCACAAATAACCGCGCTTGTAGACCAAGATGAGCCGTAGTATTTTTCTTGTAAGAAATGCTACAAGAAAGTCAATACTGAAAGTAAAATCACAAATTGTAAGAATTGTATGTCAGAAAATGTTGATTACGACTATTTCACTTCCTTTATATCAATTGATATTAAAAaagttattaatttatttatgcatTATTTTGTAGATATCGTCTAAAAATTATTATGTTCCAACTTCCGAGCATGTGTTCACCCCCTAGTTCAATTTTTACCTCTGACAAAAGAAGGATATCCTTGTTAATAGTCCGAAAATAATTTTCAGTACGTTCATATTTTTCATagataataaataaagtataagGACAAATAATTTTGCATATTGGACTATATCTACCCAAATATATTTTCTCGTATGGacaactatatgttgcactttgAAGAGGAATATCAATGCCCACAACAAATTTTTTTATCATGACGGAGCAACCAAAGCGTTAGAAGGAAATATACACAATAAACATCCTCTACAAAGAAGGCTTAGATAAGATATCATCACATTGCATATTCATAAACTATGAGTGCATAATAGTATTATCTGAATAACATAACTATATTGATAATTTTGCAGGTTCGGATGATGATGTCCAAGCAGAGTGGCGGTGCAAAATTAATAGAAAAGTAAAGTTGATATTATGGGATGAAGCACGTATGGCAAGGCGTCAGACTATCGAAACAGTTGACAGGAGATTCAGAGATATAATGGACATCGATGAACCATTTGATAAAAAAGTAATGGTTGTTGAAGGTGATTTtcgtcaagtactaccagtagttccaaaagcGACGAGAGTTGAGACAGTAAATACTAGCTTGGTAAAATCATACTTATGGCCTAAAATAAAAAAGATTCAGTTAACAAAAAATATGAGAGCAAGAACAGATCCAACATTCATTATTTTTTTGCTTCTCATCGGCAATGGGGAAGAACATACAATAAAAGATGATATGGTCCTCCTCCCTGAGCAATTGGTTATTAAACCCAACGGTAATATTAGTGGTGAAGATCGCTTAATAATAGAAATATTTCCATCATTAAATGAAAATGGAAGTTATGCAAAGTACATGACAGAAAGAGCTAttttagctagcagaaatgaatatgttgatcaactaaatgaGATGTTGATTGACAAGTTCCCTGGTGAGACCAAAATATTTCACAGTTTCAACTCAGCAGAAGATGATACCAATAACTACTACcaggaataataattaaatacTTTAACACCAAATGATCGtcaattcataattttgatattttttggtgtgatttgagaccctgagtaggttcgtgttatgttttgagacTGGTTGGTGCGTTTGGTTGGGgccccggggggcctcgggtttgaaatGGATTGAACTTGGAAGTTGAGGACCTGTTGATGCTGCTAaaatctggtgtcatcgcacctgcggaaggagtggCCGCAAGTGCGATCATGAAGGTGCAAAGAttcaatcgcaggtgcgattatcaTTGGGGAAGTCTGGGAGTGTAGGTTCGAGGAAATATCTACACCTacgaagccgcagatgcggagaagaaACACAGAAACGGAGGTTGGCCAAGAAGGCCGGGACGCAGAAGTAGACTAGGACGCGCAGGTGCGCGAGCACAGAAGCGCTTGagtcccgcagaagcggaagcgcagatGCACTAACTGGGGCTCAGAAGCGAGGGCAATTGGTTTGAGCtgcagccgcacctgcgatgcatttttcgcaggtgcgaaggtcgctgggcagtaaGGTATTTTTAATtcgagacttagcccatttctctcatattttcatttggttgggagatttttggagcttttagagggaagattttcatcatctatgtcaaggtaagtaattttcacatattgtgagttaaatacatggattctataaggaaTTAAATATGAAAACTAGTAGAAATTGTGGAGTTTTTTttagaaaatctagaaattggtatttttgaattttgaccacgaaattggacatggaatttggaataaattatatattgaatTCGTggcgttatgggtaaagtttatcttcgtacatttttgaaatccgggcacgtggacccgagagttaactttattgacttttagagcaGAGTTGGGGATTGctatgaattgattaattataagcattggattatattttgattgagtcgcacattgtttgactagtttcggatagTTTGGCTTGAACTGAAGAGTTAAAGAGGCGTTGGAtccggttatgaaatttcggtgtgaggtaagtctcctgtccaaccttgtgagggagaaactacTCTCTAGgcgatatttattgttatgtgaaactagttgtgggtgctacatacgcacgaggtgacgagagtccgtatgtagctaaagcatgtttatgtccgggtagacttaggactttatcatgtaatatttgaattgtttggactcattttgctagcttaattaattaaaattttaactgAAAATTGATTTAGAAGCATAtaaatatattaggccgagctttattaccttgagttgttgccaaAATATTTGATAAATGTAAAGGGGTATATTTATTATTGTGCCCATATACtgtgttgtaagcacgtgtctcgtaatttcacagtttccttcctttcttgtggagtcgaacgccttggcagtataatagatgcatctatggttcatgccgctcgaccctcggcagtgtacacattattctggatctgGCCGATCGACCTCAGTataatcgtgcattatatcgctagtagaccgaatattcacgagattgtttTTCCACTGATGTTCGACAATGTATATGGTATTTCCTTATCCGTTCGATTCTAGCACTTGATACATCTGAGTTGTTGTGATATAATATGCTAGTGAGAAATCTATATATTTAAAGGAAACCTTTTGGAAGGTTATGTAACTTACAGTTTTACCCCACTATtattgttgtgcttcatatctgctatgatttatcatattgctttattggacctctagtaagtatcgatgtcgatccctcatcactacttctgcggggttaggctagatacttactgggtacgtgttgatttatgtactcatactgcacttctgcactaaatgtgcaggatatgACAGGTTAATTTGGTGATTATCATAGCGCGTAGGCGtaactgttgaggagactttatgtgagctgcattccaggctatgcaTCGCAGTCTACAGTGTccccatcgtactatttattttatcctgtcttatttatattcGGGACAaatgttatattattattgtactccttaaaaAACTGcacatgcacttgtaacaccggattttggggttatactagtAGATGATTATGGTTTCGTTTATTATTAACGCCTTTCAATTCTTTTATAAGCTACAAATGTAGTACGTTCCCGTGAATTTAGAAGTGTAAATCTCCTTCCTTATTAGAAtctataatttcaaaagtaataaaatgagtaattaaattgacaaatcaccattggcttgcctggcggcggcgttaggcgccatcacaacctatagtggattttgggccgtgacaacttggtatcagagcgctaggttcacttaggtctcacgagtcatgagcaagtctagtagagtcttgtggattggtacagagacgtctgtacttatcttcaataggctgcagggctgttaggagcacttcccttcttaatTCCTTCTTGtccgatttgattcctttgaggcttatgcctttatttccttcctactcaatcttatgcaacGTGAAATGCTTATTATCAGTTAGGTGTCGAGGAGTTGTggtggtactgcagacgtggtgcaggatgtgTTTTTCCCTGTGTGTTCGGGCGAGCTagtatcgtcgccttgcggaaggatgttcttttgtttCAGCTCACTATCAATATTTCCCATGGTTTCGAGACTGtgcacagattgctatgatgtttaTGCTTTATTTTTGCACCGTGTTGgagtaatggtagggtgcttgtctaTGTGTTGAGGCAGTAAATATCTTGAAAGGAGGATATCTCAGTACGTGGTTTAGGGGTTTGGCATTTAATCCCAGCGAGGGAAGGGCAATCGGTctatggatgttcaggatttggtTGATAGAGTAATGGGATTGATATTTCAAACTTGCTggaaattctcatttgtgatatggtgtcgtcgtccttgtttgaacgcattaaggttcaccagtgttatggtcttctttgatttgccttcggggcagtgTGTGGTGAAATA from Nicotiana tomentosiformis chromosome 11, ASM39032v3, whole genome shotgun sequence encodes:
- the LOC138901110 gene encoding uncharacterized protein is translated as MTEQPKRSDDDVQAEWRCKINRKVKLILWDEARMARRQTIETVDRRFRDIMDIDEPFDKKVMVVEGDFRQVLPVVPKATRVETVNTSLVKSYLWPKIKKIQLTKNMRARTDPTFIIFLLLIGNGEEHTIKDDMVLLPEQLVIKPNGNISGEDRLIIEIFPSLNENGSYAKYMTERAILASRNEYVDQLNEMLIDKFPGETKIFHSFNSAEDDTNNYYQE